A region of Sphingobacteriales bacterium DNA encodes the following proteins:
- a CDS encoding twin-arginine translocase TatA/TatE family subunit encodes MLHDYAGWIGTPEIIIIFAALLLLFGGKKIPELMRGIGRGIREFNQAKEKVKSEIEEGMKGEPVKEEKTKNSEKDD; translated from the coding sequence ATGCTACACGATTATGCAGGTTGGATTGGAACACCTGAAATTATTATCATTTTTGCGGCTCTCCTGCTTTTGTTTGGCGGGAAAAAAATACCCGAACTCATGAGAGGTATTGGAAGAGGTATCCGTGAATTTAATCAGGCAAAAGAAAAAGTAAAATCCGAGATTGAGGAAGGCATGAAAGGAGAGCCTGTAAAAGAGGAAAAAACGAAAAATTCTGAAAAAGACGATTGA
- a CDS encoding LysM peptidoglycan-binding domain-containing protein: protein MISEFWNKAIVPFCRLRQFLFYVYLFLPFFSFSQISLINKVSDSVQTALIREPIDNLMNEWFVSRMMVDSNVAHLNKYGFKPGYIPVYDDSVYIQRLKNLQSPIPLTYNKYVRRYIELYTIEKRKQVETMLGLGYYYFPVFEEELHKKGLPLELKYIPVIESALNTHAVSRSGATGLWQFMYATARMYDLKITSWVDERRDPFKLTEKAVEYFDDLYHIFGNWLFAIAAYNCGPGTLNKCIIQSGYKTDFWEVFPYLPQETQGYVPAFIAANYVMNYYIEHNLYPKNIYNPGLLDTIQIRKRLKFEVIARALQIPVEVIRELNPQYMKDVIPQSVTGDYYVLRLPQQKAALFYAHQDRIYRYQEYLDSKENDNQVYISPKTSNESKSNENSYILIKYTVKKGDYLKQIAEWYDCTENDLLRWNKEAANGIHPGQILNIYVLTEKAEHYQKINDMTFEQKQEMIGKKVKQSAEFHYYTVQEGDTLWSIAKKYPGITPDEILETNQIESGNIKPGQTLKIKKKI, encoded by the coding sequence TTGATTTCTGAATTTTGGAATAAGGCCATTGTCCCGTTTTGCCGACTCAGGCAGTTTCTTTTTTATGTCTATCTGTTTTTACCCTTCTTTTCTTTTTCACAGATTTCATTGATTAACAAGGTAAGTGATTCAGTTCAGACCGCACTGATCCGCGAACCTATTGACAATTTGATGAACGAGTGGTTCGTCAGCAGGATGATGGTTGACTCAAATGTAGCTCATTTAAACAAATACGGTTTTAAACCAGGCTATATCCCTGTATATGATGATTCGGTTTACATTCAACGCCTGAAAAATCTGCAAAGCCCGATACCACTCACTTACAATAAATATGTCAGGCGATATATTGAGCTTTATACCATTGAAAAAAGAAAACAGGTGGAAACCATGCTGGGGCTGGGATATTATTATTTCCCTGTTTTTGAAGAAGAGTTACATAAAAAAGGACTTCCGCTTGAGCTGAAATATATTCCTGTCATTGAATCGGCCTTAAACACACACGCTGTATCCCGAAGCGGGGCAACTGGTCTCTGGCAGTTTATGTATGCCACCGCACGCATGTATGACCTGAAAATTACTTCATGGGTGGACGAAAGACGTGATCCATTTAAACTCACTGAAAAAGCTGTTGAGTATTTTGATGATTTATACCATATATTTGGCAACTGGCTGTTTGCCATAGCCGCTTACAATTGCGGTCCGGGTACTCTAAACAAATGCATCATACAATCAGGGTATAAAACTGATTTCTGGGAGGTTTTTCCTTATCTGCCTCAGGAAACGCAGGGCTATGTACCGGCTTTTATCGCTGCCAATTATGTCATGAATTATTACATCGAGCATAATTTATATCCAAAAAACATCTATAATCCCGGACTTCTTGATACCATTCAGATCAGGAAAAGACTGAAGTTTGAGGTTATTGCCAGGGCACTTCAGATACCCGTTGAAGTAATCAGGGAATTAAATCCCCAGTATATGAAAGACGTTATTCCCCAGTCAGTTACCGGTGATTATTATGTCTTACGCCTTCCCCAGCAGAAAGCAGCCCTGTTTTATGCCCATCAGGACAGAATTTACCGTTATCAGGAATACCTCGACAGCAAGGAAAATGACAATCAGGTATATATTTCCCCAAAGACTTCAAATGAAAGTAAATCAAACGAAAACAGCTATATTTTAATAAAATATACCGTCAAAAAAGGCGATTATCTCAAACAGATAGCGGAGTGGTATGATTGTACCGAAAATGATCTGCTGAGGTGGAATAAAGAGGCAGCCAATGGCATACATCCCGGGCAGATACTCAACATTTACGTATTGACCGAAAAAGCCGAACATTATCAAAAGATCAACGACATGACGTTTGAGCAAAAACAGGAAATGATCGGGAAGAAAGTCAAGCAATCTGCTGAATTTCATTATTATACCGTTCAGGAAGGGGATACCCTCTGGTCAATTGCCAAAAAATATCCGGGCATTACACCTGATGAAATACTTGAAACCAATCAGATTGAATCAGGAAATATCAAACCCGGTCAGACCCTCAAAATAAAGAAAAAAATATAA